The following DNA comes from Anastrepha obliqua isolate idAnaObli1 chromosome 1, idAnaObli1_1.0, whole genome shotgun sequence.
AGAAAACTaaggaaatatatgtataaaaaccaTGAGACATAAAAACTCGATAAATAACATCTAGACAACAAAAATGAAGAAGGGGTTGTCCCTTTACCTACATTCTCCACCCTCTTCCCCAGACACGGGGCAAGACATGGTATGTTTAAGGACGTCGCACCGTAGTTGCCGCCGTATAccgtaatatgaaaatatatataatcgaGCAGAGCAGTATTTGCAGCATTTCGACAATGTACTCTAACTCTAAGCTAAATGTGAGAAACGATGAAACGCGCCCGACCAACGCCGCCTCAGCAGCAGCAATAGCTACCGCTGCTACTGCACACGCCGCTTCCGCATTTCATTCGTCGTTACTACCATTGCTTGCCGCTCCCTGCTGCTGTTgaggatgttgttgttgctgctgttgcgttTGTAATTGCTGCAATTGCTGTTGTTGCGGCTGCTGTTGCTGCAACAGTTGCACTGCTGCATTGACAACTGATTGCTGTACTTGAGCTTGGGGTTGCTGCTGCAGTGGAGCAACTTGTTGCTGATGCGTGTTGTGCAATTGATTCAACAAAGCTACGTTGCTCGATTTCATACGTGCTATTGTGGCATTTGCCACGCCTCCAACCACTGATAGACACGGTGACATACAAGGCGTTGAGCTGAGGCTATTGCTGATCTCACATTGGTCAAGTAGGCGGAGAAGCTCATGTGTGTCGGGTCCGCCGGATGTTTTCTGCTGAGGTTCACCTTTCGAAAATAACGCCAACGCCGTTGTAAGATCCCACATTTGAATGGCACCATTACAGTGACCCGTCAGAATGAAACGTGAGCCCATACGTGATGACACTTCACACTCGTCTACGCAGAATGAAGTAATAGTTGAGCCATCTACTGATTTTATAATACAAACGCGATCACCATTCGAAGCCAAGCGCACATAAAGCTGATCCGTTTCAGGCACTActttttgcacaaaaatatcTTCGTTGTAATAGCCATAGGGTCCAAAATCGTTACCGGCCGCATAGCTGTAATGTGAATCAGTGGCTTCGAGTGATACAATTTTAAAGGAGGCCTCAGGCGTGGAGCCCGGTTGTGTAGAAAGCATGCCACGAAAGCGGGTCAGTGACCAGGTGCGTACGTGATGATATTCATTGCATACGGAAACCAGATATGCTTCCAGCAGTATAACCTGAAAATAGTTAAACTAACTGTAGCAATGACTCAATGGCAACTCAGATATTTACCTTGGTTACTGGACTTTGGTGTACATTAAATGTTTCAAATAAATGTGGTCCGTGACCGGCGGTCTCCGGATGTTGTACAATAATACGTACTGCTCCCGATTTCGTGCCATAAGCTATCTCTATCCAATTTCCACTTATGCCTGAGTCATTACCGGAATTGTTtacattaacttttttaaaaagtaaaaagcaaACACTTACTTGAAGTTTTTGGAGTAAGATACACAGAAATAGCTGTAATGGGATCCAATATCGGGTCTTTATATAATTCAGTCACTAATAAGTCATTATCCTTCATGCGCAAAGGAAACTTTTGCATATCTAAATCGGTAGAAAAAATTCAACATTAGAAATATTCAAAACCTTTCATTTGAAATCACTAAACTATTATTTCTTACGTTTTATTCAGTTTTCAACTCACCTATATAATAAATTGAGCCGTTATTGCAACCCAACAGCAAAAATGATCCTGCTGAGTCAAAAGATAGAACCGGTACCAAATCTTGAATCTGCCAGTGCTGAGTCATGGCGTGCCACACACCTATTTTTCCAGACGAAGACAACGCCACTAATTGGCtgccaataaaaaacaaatattctacTCGTACATTCAGATTGAATGTTCCAATATCGGTCTTATTCCCTCCCTCGTGTATGCTCCATAAACGTATTTGGCTGCCGTATGAAATTGCCACCATTTTGCTAGGAGTTGGTTCGGCCGTAGAAGTGTTCACTTTTGAATTAATCGCCATTCGTTCAATAGTTGAATCTATATGGGGCGACGTAAACACTAGTTGCCAACCACTTGAGTCCTTCACGCGATAGCAAGTCACAAAATGGGCATAAGCCACCGCAATCCAATTCTGGTGCGCCTTAATTATCTGAACACGCATTGGATCGACCCAGTTGGAGTTCAATGTGGGACTAAATACCAATCCTACATCGTTTCGTATAAGCTTATTCAGATCGGCTGATGAATTACGCGAATGCCGCATGAAATCGAGTGAAGCGGTGCGTGAATGTGTCGACGAG
Coding sequences within:
- the LOC129253332 gene encoding SH3KBP1-binding protein 1, whose translation is MSYYAHSGDLVNLNVGGQRFSTSRQTLTWIPDTFFTALLSGRISSLRDETGAIFIDRDPTLFSIILNYLRTKDIDIKNCEIRALRHESEYYGITPLIKRLALCEDLNHSSCGDVLFYGYLPPPLMPHNDALNATVVSSGTAAPEDRPSAGADLPSYRTSNSSGISAACATNAYSSTVPQEPCLPSTSSGLVSGSPANARPGSMVRVPETASASSRHSSSHSRNSSWDLRCGRTNNNVGGEIRNWTNAGSSSTHSRTASLDFMRHSRNSSADLNKLIRNDVGLVFSPTLNSNWVDPMRVQIIKAHQNWIAVAYAHFVTCYRVKDSSGWQLVFTSPHIDSTIERMAINSKVNTSTAEPTPSKMVAISYGSQIRLWSIHEGGNKTDIGTFNLNVRVEYLFFIGSQLVALSSSGKIGVWHAMTQHWQIQDLVPVLSFDSAGSFLLLGCNNGSIYYIDMQKFPLRMKDNDLLVTELYKDPILDPITAISVYLTPKTSSISGNWIEIAYGTKSGAVRIIVQHPETAGHGPHLFETFNVHQSPVTKVILLEAYLVSVCNEYHHVRTWSLTRFRGMLSTQPGSTPEASFKIVSLEATDSHYSYAAGNDFGPYGYYNEDIFVQKVVPETDQLYVRLASNGDRVCIIKSVDGSTITSFCVDECEVSSRMGSRFILTGHCNGAIQMWDLTTALALFSKGEPQQKTSGGPDTHELLRLLDQCEISNSLSSTPCMSPCLSVVGGVANATIARMKSSNVALLNQLHNTHQQQVAPLQQQPQAQVQQSVVNAAVQLLQQQQPQQQQLQQLQTQQQQQQHPQQQQGAASNGSNDE